The nucleotide window tgatgtcataatattagtgatgtcataataatagtAATGTCATAATAATAGTGATGTTATTAcaatagtgatgtcataataatagtgatgtcataaaaataGTGATGTCATGATATTCACAATATTCCGCCCACTTACCCGTTTGTGCTTGTCGACGATCTCTTTCGTGGAAGGGTTCCTAAAACACGTAATTATTACCTTACTAAAATTGATCTATGTCTagtatttatcctcgcatggtgggtaACGACACTCGttttaacacaagtgttttattctatacacctcgtacccgatTGTGAGTTACcgcgtgtgtaactttgtgggtgattactttgGGGATTTTTTACCCATAAgggaccgctgggttggagcaatttcagAAGTGTTGACAGGCGTACGCTTGGTAACAGACCAACTCTGGCTAAAATCCCACGTCCCATGCCATCCCTTCATATAGATTAGGTTGTAATGAATAACATCTTTGGCCCTAATTCGGGTTACATAGCAGGCCACACTCTCAcacctcacccacatataaTAATAGCTTTTATAAATATCCACTTACCTGTTCTACTATTTCTTGCGCAACTTCATTCACAGATTCCAGTTGTTGCTTCTCGTTTGCCAAACTTGTCGCCAGCCATTTGCCCTCCGTGTATAAAAACACGGGGGGACAAATTATAACTAACACAAGCCCAATCCCAAtgaataagttataacatgagaaATCTTTCACATTTAGTTTCACTGGCTCTTTCCAGTAATCCAAGTCTGACACCGAATTCACGAGTTTTCGTCTTTTAACCATAGTTTGGCTTCTTCGTTAATTTTGATCCATTTTAGTTTAGTAATTAAGCATATCCTTC belongs to Ciona intestinalis unplaced genomic scaffold, KH HT000840.1, whole genome shotgun sequence and includes:
- the LOC108950759 gene encoding uncharacterized protein LOC108950759 codes for the protein MVKRRKLVNSVSDLDYWKEPVKLNVKDFSCYNLFIGIGLVLVIICPPVFLYTEGKWLATSLANEKQQLESVNEVAQEIVEQEPFHERDRRQAQTETICTCTETNTTIDEGMLEYMYL